A window of the Streptomyces sp. NBC_00454 genome harbors these coding sequences:
- a CDS encoding ATP-binding cassette domain-containing protein, producing the protein MEYAIETHDLSKSYERHKALDALNLAVPQGTILGLLGPNGSGKTTTVRLLTTLLRPDSGSCRIVGLDVVKQAREVRRNIGLAGQYAAVDERLTGLENLRLIGTLYHLGRRTVRSRVDDLLDRFNLTDVADRQVRTYSGGMRRRLDLAACLIADPPVVFLDEPTTGLDLINRIAMWELVREQAARGATVLLTTQYLEEADQLADRIVVLDGGRAIAEGTPDELKVGVGGERLEVTVDDPSRAQGVALALSEWGMGPAVIGEGGRRVSVPVDGGIDTVATAVAALKGEGARIVDFSLRKPSLDDVFLSLTGHGTRAQESETDPDPESELEAESENAA; encoded by the coding sequence GTGGAGTACGCCATAGAGACGCACGACCTTTCCAAGAGCTACGAACGCCACAAGGCGTTGGACGCACTGAACCTCGCGGTCCCCCAGGGAACGATCCTGGGCCTGCTGGGACCGAACGGCTCCGGCAAGACCACCACGGTCCGACTGCTGACGACCTTGCTGCGGCCCGACTCCGGCAGCTGCCGGATCGTGGGCCTGGACGTGGTCAAGCAGGCCAGGGAGGTGCGGCGCAACATCGGCCTGGCGGGACAGTACGCCGCGGTCGACGAGCGCCTGACCGGCCTGGAGAACCTCCGGCTGATCGGCACCCTCTACCACCTGGGCCGCCGCACCGTCCGCAGCCGGGTCGACGACCTGCTGGACCGGTTCAACCTGACCGATGTGGCGGACCGGCAGGTCAGGACGTACTCCGGAGGCATGCGCCGGCGCCTCGACCTGGCGGCGTGCCTGATCGCCGATCCGCCGGTGGTGTTCCTCGACGAACCCACGACCGGCCTGGACCTGATCAACCGCATCGCCATGTGGGAGCTCGTGCGCGAGCAGGCCGCCCGCGGTGCGACGGTCCTGCTGACCACCCAGTACCTGGAGGAGGCGGACCAGCTCGCCGACCGCATCGTCGTCCTCGACGGCGGCCGCGCGATCGCCGAGGGCACGCCCGACGAACTGAAGGTCGGCGTCGGCGGCGAGCGCCTGGAGGTGACCGTCGACGATCCGTCGCGCGCCCAGGGCGTCGCCCTCGCACTGAGCGAGTGGGGCATGGGGCCGGCCGTCATCGGCGAGGGCGGACGGCGCGTGTCCGTACCCGTGGACGGCGGCATCGACACGGTCGCCACCGCGGTCGCGGCGCTCAAGGGCGAGGGTGCCCGCATCGTCGACTTCAGCCTGCGCAAGCCCTCCCTCGACGACGTGTTCCTCAGCCTCACCGGGCACGGCACGCGCGCCCAGGAATCGGAGACGGACCCGGACCCGGAATCGGAATTGGAAGCGGAATCGGAGAACGCGGCATGA